A genome region from Oncorhynchus masou masou isolate Uvic2021 chromosome 14, UVic_Omas_1.1, whole genome shotgun sequence includes the following:
- the LOC135553889 gene encoding intraflagellar transport protein 70A-like, which translates to MTLTTIKDGEYTATVYKMIKDGRYGEAIHILSNELQKQMKSRAALSLLGYCYYHMQDFTNAAECYEQLTQLHPEVEEYRLYYAQSLYGACAYPEAMKATFLLDNPTSHTKQQSYTTA; encoded by the exons ATGACACTGACAACGATTAAAGACGGCGAATACACCGCCACTGTCTACAAAATG ATCAAAGATGGGCGGTATGGAGAGGCTATCCACATCCTCAGCAATGAACTGCAGAAACAGATGAag tcacGGGCAGCCCTGTCTCTGCTaggctactgctactaccacatgCAGGACTTCACCAACGCAGCAGAGTGCTATGAGCAGCTGACTCAGCTACACCCTGAGGTGGAGGAGTACAGGCTGTATTATGCCCAGTCTCTGTACGGGGCCTGTGCCTACCCCGAGGCCATGAAGGCGACCTTTCTATTGGACAACCCTACCAGCCACACCAAG